One Deltaproteobacteria bacterium genomic window carries:
- a CDS encoding helix-turn-helix domain-containing protein codes for MTDPAELACLLARLQQATDELPAGALPALVAQLAALAMQAAARMVGGAAAQPPRVPLAERQQDLTQEEAATVFNIPLRTVRFLSRTKRIASYKRGRNRMLRPADVAAYIEKCRETGVALTVYHGVTMRRDARGDAAHPRDARTHPGGVRRTARRDPGDRRAMGDGTGQGPAHG; via the coding sequence GTGACGGACCCCGCCGAACTCGCCTGCCTGCTCGCGAGGCTCCAGCAGGCGACGGACGAGTTGCCTGCGGGTGCCTTGCCCGCCCTGGTCGCCCAGCTCGCGGCGCTCGCGATGCAGGCGGCAGCGCGCATGGTCGGCGGGGCGGCAGCCCAGCCGCCGAGGGTACCTCTAGCCGAACGCCAGCAAGACCTCACCCAAGAAGAGGCAGCGACCGTGTTCAACATTCCGCTGCGCACCGTCCGCTTCCTGAGCCGAACCAAACGGATCGCGTCCTACAAGCGAGGCCGCAACCGGATGCTCCGCCCCGCTGACGTGGCGGCGTACATCGAGAAGTGCCGCGAGACGGGGGTTGCACTGACGGTGTATCACGGTGTAACAATGCGCCGTGACGCGCGAGGAGACGCGGCGCATCCGAGGGACGCTCGGACTCACCCAGGCGGCGTTCGCCGAACGGCTCGGCGTGACCCGGGTGACCGTCGCGCGATGGGAGACGGGACTGGTCAAGGTCCCGCGCACGGCTGA
- a CDS encoding helix-turn-helix domain-containing protein translates to MTREETRRIRGTLGLTQAAFAERLGVTRVTVARWETGLVKVPRTAELLMRLLAQQARPKRRVGK, encoded by the coding sequence GTGACGCGCGAGGAGACGCGGCGCATCCGAGGGACGCTCGGACTCACCCAGGCGGCGTTCGCCGAACGGCTCGGCGTGACCCGGGTGACCGTCGCGCGATGGGAGACGGGACTGGTCAAGGTCCCGCGCACGGCTGAGCTCCTGATGCGCCTCCTCGCCCAACAGGCGCGGCCGAAGCGCCGCGTGGGGAAGTAG
- a CDS encoding site-specific integrase, with product MPIAKRKKNGRQQWVADYRDGSGHRVQRFFRTREEAEETFAKAVIVAQQKTRPDLPTSITFAQYAERWLAQGRTHLKPASCEAYDRMLRLHLVPAFGGLRLRDLQRGRIKAVLTEKRERYARNTLHLMLGTLCALLNAAIEDELIVANPAAKLGRALRLVQNAKVRQEQVKAMTREQRDVFLRTATTVEPWWAPMWAVQARTGLRPGEVYALREDDDEGTRLLDLEAGTARILATLNRAGTGVGTPKGNRARTVDLSAQTVAILRAHLGRRKAEKLARGWKEMPAPIFCSQDGGYADADVVRHAMDRVLKAASLPHFSPHSLRHTYASALLDAGKDVYYVCRMLGHASIKETVSIRTAAGSRRTAAASSTSSTIRPRCNQLATKAG from the coding sequence ATGCCGATCGCCAAGCGCAAGAAGAACGGTCGCCAGCAGTGGGTCGCGGACTACCGCGATGGGAGCGGCCACCGGGTGCAGCGATTCTTTCGCACGAGGGAGGAGGCCGAGGAGACCTTCGCCAAGGCGGTGATCGTGGCGCAGCAGAAGACGCGGCCCGACCTCCCGACCAGTATCACGTTCGCGCAGTACGCCGAGCGCTGGCTTGCGCAGGGGCGCACGCATCTCAAGCCCGCCTCCTGCGAGGCCTATGACCGGATGCTCCGGCTGCACCTCGTGCCGGCCTTCGGCGGGCTGCGGCTCCGGGACCTGCAGCGCGGGCGCATCAAGGCGGTCCTGACCGAGAAGCGCGAGCGTTACGCCCGCAACACCCTCCACCTGATGCTCGGCACGCTCTGCGCCCTGCTCAACGCCGCGATCGAGGACGAGCTGATCGTGGCGAACCCCGCCGCCAAGCTCGGCCGAGCGCTCCGGCTGGTGCAGAATGCGAAGGTGCGCCAGGAGCAGGTGAAGGCGATGACACGGGAGCAGCGGGACGTCTTCCTGCGCACCGCCACCACGGTCGAGCCGTGGTGGGCGCCGATGTGGGCGGTGCAGGCGCGGACGGGCCTCCGGCCGGGCGAGGTGTACGCGCTTCGCGAGGACGATGACGAGGGCACTCGCCTCCTCGACCTCGAGGCGGGCACCGCAAGGATCCTCGCCACGCTGAACCGCGCCGGCACCGGCGTCGGGACACCGAAGGGAAACCGAGCCCGGACCGTTGACCTCTCAGCGCAGACGGTCGCCATCCTGCGTGCCCACCTCGGCCGGCGGAAGGCGGAGAAGCTCGCGCGGGGGTGGAAGGAGATGCCGGCCCCGATCTTCTGCAGCCAGGACGGAGGCTACGCGGACGCGGACGTGGTGCGCCACGCCATGGATCGGGTGCTGAAGGCGGCCAGCCTCCCCCACTTCTCCCCCCACTCGCTGCGCCACACCTACGCCAGCGCCCTCCTCGATGCGGGCAAGGACGTGTACTACGTCTGCCGCATGCTCGGGCACGCCTCGATCAAAGAGACGGTGTCGATACGTACGGCCGCTGGCTCCCGGCGAACCGCCGCGGCGAGCTCGACGTCCTCGACGATCCGCCCGCGCTGCAACCAGCTTGCAACCAAGGCGGGGTAA
- a CDS encoding tRNA (guanosine(46)-N7)-methyltransferase TrmB: MLDNAVPSHKQPLLARAQRVSGPSPPFDLPFDLWFAVFGNHRPVELEIGPGRGEVLLAWAAAAPATNFFAIERSSRAAEALRAAAARRRLSNARVVAGDAQCVLAHCVPDESVNAHHVYFPDPWPKTGHRHRRLLGGGFARHLLRTLVPGGAVHLASDLPALIADIATQCVAAGLVIESGAEPLPRPTTAFERRYAGAGTFYTRLVRPVNEASGFRRPILTGLI; the protein is encoded by the coding sequence GTGCTTGACAATGCTGTGCCGTCGCATAAACAACCGTTGCTCGCGCGAGCGCAACGCGTGTCCGGCCCCTCGCCCCCGTTCGATCTCCCGTTCGATCTATGGTTCGCGGTCTTCGGGAATCACCGCCCGGTCGAGCTCGAGATCGGGCCCGGGCGCGGCGAGGTGCTGCTCGCCTGGGCGGCAGCCGCGCCGGCGACCAACTTCTTCGCGATCGAACGATCGAGCCGTGCGGCCGAGGCGCTCCGAGCCGCGGCCGCGCGGCGCCGGCTCTCGAACGCGCGCGTCGTCGCGGGCGACGCCCAGTGTGTCCTCGCTCACTGCGTCCCCGACGAATCGGTGAATGCCCACCACGTCTACTTCCCGGACCCATGGCCCAAGACGGGACACCGCCACCGGCGTCTCTTGGGCGGCGGCTTCGCCCGCCACCTGCTCCGCACGCTCGTGCCGGGTGGCGCCGTGCACCTCGCCTCCGATCTTCCAGCCCTCATCGCTGACATCGCAACGCAGTGCGTCGCCGCAGGCCTGGTCATCGAATCCGGCGCCGAGCCGCTCCCTCGGCCGACGACGGCCTTCGAGCGGAGGTACGCGGGCGCGGGGACCTTCTACACGCGGCTGGTCCGACCGGTGAACGAAGCGTCGGGGTTCCGGCGCCCGATTTTGACGGGGCTAATCTGA
- the moeB gene encoding molybdopterin-synthase adenylyltransferase MoeB, with translation MAKTYKQIMEEARKVVPEVSPDEVKGKLDGGARPVLLDVREKEEVRQGYVPGALSLPRGFLEMRVEETVPDKSTPIIAYCAGGTRSLLAGRILRELGYTNVASMRGGFTAWKNQGLPVAADRQFTAEQQIRYSRHFLLPEVGEAGQAKLLDAKVLCIGAGGLGSPAAFYLAAAGVGTIGIADMDVVDLSNLQRQILHTNDRIGMPKTESARLTLQALNPDVKVIEFRERLSSENAFRIFEPFDVIVNGCDNFPTRYLANDASVMLHKPLVDGAIWQFEGQATVFHPPEGPCYRCLFPEPPPPGSTPSCAEAGVLGVLPGIVGCVQALEAIKLILGTGRTLLGRMMHFDTLAGEVRILRLRRDPNCAVCGDHPTIRELIDYEMFCGLGGDSAAEAPAVASAATSSAA, from the coding sequence ATGGCGAAGACCTACAAGCAGATCATGGAGGAGGCCCGCAAGGTCGTCCCGGAGGTCTCTCCCGACGAGGTGAAGGGCAAGCTCGACGGTGGCGCCCGTCCGGTGCTGCTCGACGTGCGCGAGAAGGAGGAGGTCCGCCAGGGCTACGTGCCGGGCGCCCTCTCGCTGCCGCGGGGATTCCTCGAGATGCGGGTCGAGGAGACGGTGCCGGACAAGAGCACCCCGATCATCGCCTACTGCGCCGGCGGCACGCGTTCGCTGCTCGCCGGCCGCATCCTCAGGGAGCTCGGCTACACCAACGTGGCGTCGATGCGCGGCGGGTTCACGGCCTGGAAGAACCAGGGTCTGCCTGTGGCCGCGGACCGGCAGTTCACCGCCGAGCAGCAGATCCGCTACAGCCGCCACTTCCTGCTTCCCGAGGTGGGCGAGGCGGGCCAGGCGAAGCTCCTCGACGCCAAGGTGCTCTGCATCGGCGCCGGCGGTCTCGGCTCTCCCGCGGCCTTCTACCTCGCGGCGGCGGGTGTGGGGACGATCGGCATCGCCGACATGGACGTGGTCGATCTCTCGAACCTGCAGCGCCAGATTCTGCACACCAACGACCGCATCGGGATGCCGAAGACCGAGTCCGCTCGCCTGACGCTCCAGGCGCTCAACCCCGACGTCAAGGTGATCGAGTTCCGCGAGCGGCTGTCGTCCGAGAACGCGTTCCGCATCTTCGAGCCGTTCGACGTCATCGTGAACGGCTGCGACAACTTCCCGACGCGCTACCTCGCCAACGACGCGTCCGTCATGCTCCACAAGCCGCTCGTCGATGGCGCGATCTGGCAGTTCGAGGGTCAGGCGACCGTCTTCCATCCACCGGAAGGGCCCTGCTACCGCTGCCTCTTCCCCGAGCCGCCGCCGCCCGGGTCGACCCCGTCGTGTGCCGAGGCGGGGGTGCTCGGGGTCCTGCCCGGAATCGTCGGTTGCGTGCAGGCGCTCGAGGCGATCAAGTTGATCCTCGGCACGGGCCGGACGCTGCTCGGGCGCATGATGCACTTCGACACGCTGGCGGGCGAGGTGCGGATCCTGCGGCTCCGGCGCGACCCGAACTGCGCGGTGTGCGGCGACCACCCGACGATCCGCGAGCTGATCGACTACGAGATGTTCTGCGGCCTCGGCGGCGACTCGGCTGCCGAGGCGCCGGCGGTGGCGTCGGCGGCGACGTCGTCGGCAGCCTGA
- a CDS encoding NADH-quinone oxidoreductase subunit I, with amino-acid sequence MQQTPPKLTLAERLYLPQVLGGIAVTTRHFARNLLLHTLHLFGLARNRRAAVTVQYPEERKVYPEGYRGAHRLTLKPDGSVRCTACFLCATACPAKCIHIEAGEHPDVDTEKYPVRYEIDTLQCIYCGMCVEACPCDAIRMDTFVHPRIWGYRREDFVETKQVLMERSRVLQERGRDALMTDLLAAYRQAEAKA; translated from the coding sequence ATGCAGCAAACCCCGCCCAAGCTGACGCTCGCCGAGCGGCTCTACCTGCCGCAGGTGCTGGGCGGCATCGCCGTCACGACGCGGCACTTCGCCCGCAACCTGCTGCTGCACACCCTCCACCTCTTCGGCCTTGCCCGGAACCGCCGGGCGGCCGTGACCGTGCAGTATCCGGAGGAGCGCAAGGTGTACCCCGAGGGCTACCGCGGGGCGCACCGCCTGACCCTCAAGCCCGACGGCTCGGTACGCTGCACGGCCTGCTTCCTCTGCGCGACGGCGTGTCCGGCCAAGTGCATCCACATCGAGGCGGGCGAGCACCCCGACGTCGACACCGAGAAGTATCCCGTGCGCTACGAGATCGACACGCTGCAGTGCATCTATTGCGGGATGTGCGTGGAGGCGTGCCCCTGTGACGCGATCCGCATGGACACCTTCGTCCACCCCCGCATCTGGGGCTACCGGCGCGAGGACTTCGTCGAGACCAAGCAGGTGCTCATGGAGCGCTCGCGCGTGCTCCAGGAACGGGGCCGCGACGCGCTCATGACGGACCTGCTCGCGGCCTATCGCCAGGCGGAGGCGAAGGCGTGA
- a CDS encoding ATP-dependent protease: protein MTLPDIIPVFPLPNVVLFPQIVLPLHIFEPRYREMVRDAARGPRLIGMALLREGWQPDYHGGPPIFTTGTVGEMVRMEELPDGRFNIVLRGLREFVVQRELRRRPYREAVVAWHAPLAGPLPPGLRKGITSLVRLYIERLGQEAGDEGPLGAAADDETFVNFFAHHLDVSPVEKQALLEAPTLAERAARLRDVLEFRLEELRMPPGAAARRTH from the coding sequence ATGACGCTGCCCGACATCATCCCCGTCTTCCCGCTGCCGAACGTCGTCCTGTTCCCGCAGATCGTGCTCCCGCTCCACATCTTCGAGCCGCGCTATCGGGAGATGGTCCGCGATGCGGCGCGCGGCCCCCGCCTGATCGGCATGGCGCTCCTGCGCGAGGGCTGGCAGCCGGACTACCACGGGGGGCCGCCCATCTTCACGACCGGCACTGTGGGCGAGATGGTACGCATGGAGGAGCTGCCCGACGGCCGGTTCAACATCGTGCTCCGCGGGCTGCGGGAGTTCGTCGTCCAGCGCGAGCTCCGGCGCCGCCCGTACCGCGAGGCGGTGGTCGCCTGGCACGCGCCGCTGGCGGGTCCGCTCCCCCCCGGGCTGCGCAAGGGGATCACGTCCCTCGTGCGCCTCTACATCGAGCGGCTCGGACAGGAAGCGGGCGACGAGGGACCGCTGGGCGCCGCGGCCGACGACGAGACGTTCGTCAACTTCTTCGCCCATCACCTCGACGTGTCGCCGGTCGAGAAGCAGGCGCTCCTCGAGGCGCCGACGCTCGCCGAGCGCGCCGCGCGGCTGCGCGACGTGCTCGAGTTCCGGCTCGAGGAGCTGCGCATGCCGCCGGGGGCCGCCGCGCGCCGGACGCATTGA
- a CDS encoding transcriptional repressor: MGAEARRRTTRQLALVLDAVRASGTEHPSADRIFARVRAVLPTISLGTVYRNLHRLAAEGHIGIVHLGDRLARFDPMPGGHDHFVCEQCGHIEDLPATSLDLEANAARQAGHQVTGHALVLYGLCRACGTSPT; the protein is encoded by the coding sequence ATGGGAGCTGAGGCGCGGCGGCGAACGACGCGCCAGCTCGCCCTCGTGCTCGACGCCGTCCGGGCCTCGGGCACCGAGCACCCGAGTGCCGACCGGATCTTCGCGCGCGTGCGGGCCGTCCTGCCGACGATCAGCCTCGGGACCGTCTACCGGAACCTCCACCGGCTGGCGGCCGAGGGCCACATCGGGATCGTCCACCTCGGGGATCGCCTCGCTCGCTTCGACCCGATGCCCGGGGGTCACGATCACTTCGTGTGCGAGCAGTGTGGACACATCGAGGACCTGCCCGCGACATCGCTCGACCTGGAGGCGAACGCCGCCCGGCAGGCGGGACACCAGGTGACGGGGCATGCGCTCGTGCTCTACGGGTTGTGCCGGGCGTGCGGGACGAGCCCGACATGA
- a CDS encoding DUF3501 family protein, translating to MMRPIALEDILGGERYASRRDAIRRRVIAHKQARRVAVGDRMTFLFEDRATVWYQVQEMLWVERITDLERMREELAVYNELLPGPAELSSTLLIAIDDARRVRDELQRLMGIDRHVRLEVGSAARIAGVFEGGRHTDEKLSTVQYVRFPLDPTLLARVATGAPLTLVVDHPNYRGRVPLPEPVRASLAADLGDPAVADRALREVRDGS from the coding sequence ATGATGCGGCCGATCGCGCTCGAGGATATCCTCGGCGGCGAGCGCTATGCGAGCCGTCGCGACGCGATTCGTCGCCGCGTCATCGCCCACAAGCAGGCGCGGCGGGTAGCGGTGGGTGACCGCATGACGTTCCTCTTCGAGGATCGCGCGACGGTCTGGTATCAGGTGCAGGAGATGCTCTGGGTGGAGCGGATCACAGACCTCGAGAGGATGCGGGAAGAGCTGGCGGTCTACAACGAGCTTCTCCCCGGTCCCGCGGAGCTGTCGAGCACGCTTCTCATCGCGATCGACGACGCGCGCCGGGTGCGCGACGAGCTCCAGCGGCTGATGGGCATCGACCGGCATGTCAGGCTCGAGGTGGGCTCCGCCGCGCGCATCGCGGGCGTGTTCGAGGGGGGACGGCACACCGACGAGAAGCTCTCGACCGTGCAGTACGTCCGCTTCCCGCTCGATCCGACGCTCCTCGCCCGGGTCGCGACCGGCGCGCCCCTGACGCTGGTCGTCGACCACCCGAACTATCGCGGCCGGGTGCCGTTGCCCGAGCCGGTCCGCGCGAGCCTCGCGGCGGATCTGGGCGATCCTGCCGTCGCCGACCGGGCGCTCCGGGAGGTCCGCGATGGGAGCTGA
- a CDS encoding rubrerythrin, which produces MAKALKGTRTHENLKNAFAGESQANRRYLYFARRADIEGYPDVGGLFRDTSEAETGHAFGHLDFLKEAGDPVTGVPIGSTEQNLKSAIEGETYEFTEMYPGFAKAARGEGFEEIAEWFETLAKAEKSHAGRFTKGLQTLSLG; this is translated from the coding sequence ATGGCCAAGGCTCTGAAGGGCACACGGACACACGAGAACCTGAAGAACGCGTTCGCGGGCGAATCGCAGGCGAACCGGCGCTACCTCTACTTTGCACGACGCGCCGACATCGAGGGATATCCGGACGTCGGCGGCCTGTTCCGTGACACCTCCGAGGCCGAGACGGGGCACGCCTTCGGGCACCTGGACTTCCTGAAAGAGGCGGGCGACCCGGTGACGGGGGTGCCGATCGGCTCCACCGAGCAGAACCTCAAGTCCGCGATCGAGGGAGAGACCTACGAGTTCACGGAGATGTACCCGGGCTTCGCCAAGGCGGCCCGCGGCGAAGGCTTCGAGGAGATCGCCGAGTGGTTCGAGACGCTCGCCAAGGCCGAGAAGTCACACGCAGGGCGGTTCACGAAGGGACTCCAGACGCTGAGCCTCGGATGA
- a CDS encoding glutathione S-transferase family protein: MLKLYDYPDCPFCQKVRVVLAEKDLEFEKIFVDLRRQEQKTPEFLRLNPYGKVPVLVDEDEVIFDSTIINEYLEDEYPLPHLLPEDSQARARARMLEDYCDNSFIPPTTTLLAQIRKTDAERDGQRVEQARDELRRALYYLRDKLNGQEFLVGREFSLADAAFAPRIMVLGRLGFELEPALAPVQAWIDRLRSRPSVRGLGL, encoded by the coding sequence ATGCTGAAGCTGTATGATTACCCTGACTGCCCGTTCTGCCAAAAGGTGCGGGTAGTCCTGGCGGAGAAGGACCTCGAATTCGAGAAGATCTTCGTGGACCTGCGACGTCAGGAGCAGAAGACGCCCGAGTTCCTTCGCCTCAATCCGTACGGCAAGGTCCCCGTTCTGGTGGACGAGGACGAAGTCATCTTCGACTCCACGATCATCAACGAGTATCTGGAAGACGAATACCCCCTCCCGCATCTGCTTCCCGAGGATTCGCAGGCGCGCGCCCGCGCGCGCATGCTCGAGGACTACTGCGACAACTCGTTCATCCCGCCGACCACGACGCTCCTGGCACAGATTCGCAAGACCGACGCCGAGCGCGATGGTCAGCGCGTCGAGCAGGCACGCGACGAGCTCCGTCGGGCGCTCTACTACCTTCGTGACAAGCTGAACGGCCAGGAGTTCCTCGTCGGGCGCGAGTTCTCGCTCGCCGACGCGGCCTTCGCGCCTCGCATCATGGTCCTCGGGCGGCTCGGCTTCGAGCTCGAACCGGCGCTGGCCCCGGTGCAGGCGTGGATCGATCGGCTCCGCTCGCGGCCCAGCGTGCGCGGCCTCGGTCTCTGA
- the lipA gene encoding lipoyl synthase, whose product MGSRDPRGPGRPSGGTVSSPAIGRHPPWLKVRAPGGPNFSETRATVKELGLHTVCEEAHCPNIGECWGHKTATFMLLGDTCTRNCGFCAVAHGRPLAVDPDEPDRVAVAVARLGLRHVVVTSVNRDDLGDGGAMHFAATARAIKARLPECRVEVLVPDFRGRLDAVAAVTAAPIDVFNHNIETVPRLYKRVRPGAVYKRSLGVLEAAHRARADILTKAGLMLGLGETEAELLSVFSNLRDAGCEVLTLGQYLRPAAGNLPVERYVPPDEFAALGERARALGFRHVEAGPLVRSSYHAWSHVPQNNL is encoded by the coding sequence CTGGGATCTCGTGACCCCCGAGGCCCAGGCCGACCGTCGGGCGGCACCGTGAGCTCGCCAGCCATCGGCCGCCACCCACCCTGGCTGAAGGTCCGGGCGCCAGGTGGTCCGAACTTCTCGGAGACCCGCGCCACCGTGAAGGAGCTTGGCCTTCACACGGTGTGCGAGGAGGCACATTGTCCGAACATCGGTGAGTGCTGGGGGCACAAGACGGCCACGTTCATGCTCCTTGGCGACACCTGCACGAGAAATTGCGGCTTCTGCGCCGTGGCGCACGGACGCCCCCTCGCGGTCGACCCTGACGAGCCGGACCGGGTTGCCGTCGCGGTCGCGCGGCTCGGCCTCCGCCATGTGGTGGTGACCTCGGTCAACCGCGACGACCTAGGCGACGGCGGCGCCATGCACTTCGCCGCCACCGCGCGGGCTATCAAGGCGCGGCTGCCCGAGTGCCGGGTGGAAGTCCTCGTGCCGGATTTCAGGGGGCGCCTCGACGCGGTCGCGGCCGTGACGGCGGCACCGATCGATGTCTTCAACCATAATATCGAGACGGTCCCTCGCCTGTACAAACGTGTACGGCCGGGCGCCGTGTACAAGCGTTCTCTGGGCGTGCTCGAGGCGGCGCATCGGGCGCGAGCCGACATCCTCACCAAGGCGGGGCTGATGCTGGGCCTCGGGGAGACGGAGGCCGAGCTTCTCAGTGTTTTCAGTAACTTACGTGATGCCGGTTGCGAGGTGCTGACCCTCGGTCAGTATCTCCGTCCGGCAGCCGGAAACCTGCCGGTCGAGCGGTACGTGCCTCCCGACGAGTTCGCCGCCCTGGGCGAGCGCGCTCGCGCACTCGGGTTCCGCCACGTTGAGGCCGGGCCGCTGGTCCGTAGCTCATATCATGCCTGGTCGCATGTCCCTCAGAATAATCTGTAA
- the lipB gene encoding lipoyl(octanoyl) transferase LipB, producing the protein MASEVATKLLEVGIPGRVDYDEALAWQERLVTRRLAGGPDSLLLVEHPPVYTLGRSADARHLRIAAAGDVPIRRVARGGQVTYHGPGQLIGYPIVALAAQGRDVHRYLRSLEEVVIATLAAFGIAGERIPGFTGVWVRGRKVASIGIAVRRWVAWHGFSLNVGRDLGGFASITPCGICGVEMTSIAHEGGPDDVAQVIPVVLGRFVALFGYDAWDLVTPEAQADRRAAP; encoded by the coding sequence ATGGCGTCCGAGGTCGCGACCAAGCTCCTCGAAGTCGGGATCCCGGGACGCGTCGACTATGACGAGGCGCTCGCCTGGCAGGAGCGTCTCGTCACGCGCCGGCTCGCCGGTGGACCCGACTCCCTCCTGCTCGTCGAGCATCCGCCCGTCTACACGCTCGGCCGGAGCGCAGACGCACGACATCTTCGGATCGCCGCGGCGGGCGACGTGCCTATCCGCAGGGTCGCACGCGGCGGTCAGGTGACGTATCACGGCCCCGGACAGCTGATCGGCTACCCCATCGTGGCGCTCGCCGCGCAGGGGCGTGACGTCCATCGTTACCTGCGCTCTCTCGAGGAGGTGGTGATCGCGACCCTCGCGGCCTTCGGGATCGCGGGGGAACGGATTCCCGGCTTCACCGGGGTCTGGGTGCGCGGGCGAAAGGTCGCCTCGATCGGGATCGCGGTCCGGCGCTGGGTCGCCTGGCACGGATTTTCACTCAACGTGGGACGCGACCTCGGCGGCTTTGCGTCGATCACGCCGTGCGGCATCTGCGGGGTCGAGATGACGTCGATCGCGCACGAAGGCGGACCTGACGATGTGGCGCAGGTGATCCCTGTCGTCCTGGGGCGCTTCGTTGCGCTCTTCGGCTACGACGCCTGGGATCTCGTGACCCCCGAGGCCCAGGCCGACCGTCGGGCGGCACCGTGA
- a CDS encoding 2-oxo acid dehydrogenase subunit E2, protein MPDVTMPKLSDTMEEGKILRWLKQPGDRVAIGDVLAEVETDKANMELEAFDEGVLSEVRVKEGESAPVGAVIAVLASAEQRKGTSRPAAPAESQKKPEPAKPAPRPAEVPSGAARGEGRPEAARESWRPTVVRRPEAAAEAEGAEHVKASPRARRLAREHQIDLASLTGTGPGGRVVEKDIEAAIAARGAAPKREPAPAPEASRRGDRRLELSRVRRTTAKRMGESKREVPHFYASADIRMDEAVRLKEALAGLGGEFEGITFTHLVLKAAGVALTRVPEVNASYDGDAMVLHDTVHVGVATAVEQGLIVPVIHDCDREPLGAIVQRARAVVERARAGRFAADDLSGGTFTISNLGMYPVSQFAAVINPPQAAILAVGAIRAVPVVDGDRVVPGRVMTVTLSCDHRIIDGVIAGRFLAELRGLLERPLALVV, encoded by the coding sequence ATGCCCGACGTCACCATGCCGAAGCTCTCCGACACGATGGAGGAGGGGAAGATCCTCCGCTGGCTGAAGCAGCCCGGCGACAGGGTCGCGATCGGCGACGTGCTGGCCGAGGTCGAGACCGACAAGGCGAACATGGAGCTCGAGGCCTTCGACGAGGGCGTCCTCTCGGAGGTGCGCGTGAAGGAGGGCGAGAGCGCACCGGTGGGCGCGGTCATCGCCGTGCTCGCGTCGGCCGAGCAGCGGAAGGGGACCTCTCGGCCCGCCGCGCCCGCCGAGAGTCAGAAAAAGCCCGAGCCCGCCAAGCCGGCGCCTCGGCCGGCCGAAGTCCCTTCGGGGGCCGCGCGCGGCGAGGGACGGCCGGAGGCCGCTCGCGAGTCGTGGCGCCCGACCGTCGTCCGGCGCCCGGAGGCGGCGGCCGAGGCCGAGGGGGCGGAGCACGTGAAGGCCTCACCCCGCGCGCGTCGCCTCGCGCGCGAGCACCAGATCGATCTGGCCTCGCTCACCGGTACGGGGCCGGGCGGACGGGTCGTCGAGAAGGACATCGAGGCGGCGATCGCGGCCCGAGGCGCGGCGCCGAAAAGGGAGCCGGCCCCCGCACCCGAGGCGTCACGCCGCGGCGATCGGCGCCTGGAGCTCTCGCGCGTGCGCCGCACCACGGCCAAGCGCATGGGCGAGTCGAAGCGAGAGGTGCCGCACTTCTACGCCTCGGCCGACATCCGGATGGACGAGGCGGTCCGCCTGAAGGAGGCGCTGGCCGGTCTGGGAGGCGAATTCGAGGGGATCACCTTCACGCACCTCGTCCTGAAGGCCGCGGGCGTGGCGCTGACCCGGGTGCCCGAGGTGAACGCCTCTTACGACGGCGACGCGATGGTGCTGCACGACACCGTCCACGTCGGCGTGGCGACGGCCGTGGAGCAGGGTCTGATCGTGCCGGTCATCCATGACTGCGACCGCGAGCCCCTCGGCGCGATCGTGCAGCGGGCGCGCGCCGTGGTCGAGCGGGCCCGGGCGGGCCGCTTCGCAGCCGACGACCTGTCGGGTGGGACGTTCACGATCTCCAACCTCGGCATGTACCCGGTCTCGCAGTTCGCGGCGGTGATCAACCCGCCGCAGGCCGCGATCCTCGCCGTCGGAGCGATCCGCGCGGTGCCGGTGGTCGATGGCGATCGGGTCGTGCCGGGCCGCGTGATGACCGTGACCCTCTCCTGCGATCACCGCATCATCGACGGCGTCATCGCGGGCCGCTTTCTGGCTGAGCTGCGCGGCCTGCTCGAGCGTCCGCTGGCGCTCGTCGTCTGA